In Exiguobacterium sibiricum 7-3, a genomic segment contains:
- the uvrB gene encoding excinuclease ABC subunit UvrB, with product MDFELVSPFEPGGDQPVAIEKLIAGVKNGERHQTLLGATGTGKTFTVSNVIKEIKKPTLVLAHNKTLAGQLYSEFKEFFPNNAVEYFVSFYDYYQPEAYVPSTDTFIEKDSSINDEIDKLRHSATSSLFEREDVLIVASVSCIYGLGNPEEYNNHVLSLRVGNEMGRNEMLRRLIDIQYERNDIDFQRGRFRVRGDVVEIFPASRDEQCVRVEFFGDEIERIRDMDPLTGEIIADREHISIFPASHFVTGDTRLQKAIANIEAELETQLAKMREDGMLLEAQRLEQRTNYDLEMMREMGYCSGIENYSRHLNLMPPGSTPYTLIDYFPKDFLLVADESHVTLPQIRGMYNGDQARKQVLVDHGFRLPSAKDNRPLRFEEFEEKVSQAIYISATPGPYEIEHTKEMVEQIIRPTGLVDPTIEIHPITGQIDYLMDNIRERVAKNERVLVTTLTKKMSEDLTDYLKEHGVKVNYMHSEIKTLERIEIIRDLRLGKYDVLVGINLLREGLDIPEVSLVTILDADKEGFLRSERSLIQTIGRAARNSEGHVILFADKMTDSMQRAIDETDRRRNIQLAFNKEHGITPKTIQKDVRGVISTTIENDDTVEKLEKFNKLKKPERETLLEQLDQEMRQAAKDMQFERAAELRDLILELKAGA from the coding sequence ATGGATTTTGAGTTAGTATCACCATTTGAACCGGGTGGCGACCAACCGGTGGCAATTGAAAAACTGATTGCAGGCGTCAAGAACGGCGAGCGCCATCAGACGTTACTTGGAGCGACGGGAACAGGGAAAACATTCACCGTCTCGAACGTCATCAAAGAGATTAAGAAGCCGACATTGGTCTTAGCGCACAACAAGACGCTTGCCGGTCAGCTGTATTCGGAGTTCAAAGAGTTCTTCCCAAATAACGCAGTCGAATATTTCGTCAGCTTTTATGATTATTATCAACCGGAAGCGTACGTACCGTCGACGGATACGTTCATCGAAAAAGACTCATCGATCAATGATGAGATTGATAAATTACGTCACTCGGCGACATCTTCTTTGTTTGAACGCGAAGATGTGCTGATTGTCGCGTCGGTATCGTGTATCTATGGTCTCGGTAATCCGGAAGAGTACAACAACCACGTGCTGTCGTTACGTGTCGGAAACGAGATGGGACGGAACGAGATGTTACGCCGTCTGATCGATATCCAATATGAACGGAACGATATCGATTTCCAGCGCGGACGGTTCCGCGTCCGGGGAGACGTCGTCGAAATTTTCCCGGCGTCGCGTGATGAACAATGTGTCCGGGTCGAATTTTTCGGAGATGAGATCGAACGCATCCGCGATATGGATCCATTGACCGGTGAAATCATTGCCGACCGGGAACACATCTCGATTTTCCCGGCATCCCACTTCGTGACGGGGGATACCCGTCTGCAAAAAGCGATTGCGAACATTGAGGCTGAGCTCGAAACGCAACTCGCGAAGATGCGCGAAGACGGTATGCTGCTTGAAGCCCAGCGTCTCGAACAACGGACGAACTACGATCTCGAGATGATGCGCGAGATGGGTTACTGTTCCGGGATTGAAAACTATTCCCGCCACTTGAACTTAATGCCACCGGGCTCGACACCGTATACGCTGATCGACTATTTCCCGAAGGACTTCCTGCTCGTCGCCGATGAGTCGCACGTGACGTTGCCGCAAATCCGCGGTATGTACAACGGCGATCAGGCACGGAAACAAGTCCTCGTCGACCACGGTTTCCGTCTGCCGTCGGCGAAGGACAACCGGCCGCTCCGGTTCGAGGAATTCGAAGAAAAGGTCAGCCAGGCGATCTATATCTCGGCGACACCGGGTCCTTACGAAATCGAACATACAAAAGAGATGGTTGAACAGATCATCCGACCGACCGGACTGGTCGACCCGACGATCGAGATTCATCCGATCACGGGACAAATCGACTACCTGATGGATAACATCCGGGAGCGCGTCGCGAAAAATGAACGGGTTCTCGTGACGACGTTGACGAAAAAAATGTCGGAAGACTTGACGGACTACCTGAAAGAACATGGCGTCAAGGTCAACTATATGCACTCGGAAATCAAGACACTCGAACGGATTGAAATCATCCGCGATTTACGGCTCGGCAAATACGATGTCCTCGTCGGGATTAACCTGTTGCGGGAAGGACTTGATATTCCGGAAGTCTCGCTCGTGACGATTCTCGATGCCGATAAAGAAGGGTTCCTGCGTTCGGAACGGTCGCTGATTCAGACGATCGGTCGGGCGGCCCGGAACTCGGAAGGGCACGTCATTCTCTTTGCTGATAAGATGACCGACTCGATGCAGCGGGCCATTGATGAAACCGATCGGCGGCGAAACATTCAGCTCGCCTTTAATAAAGAACACGGTATCACGCCGAAAACGATTCAAAAAGATGTCCGTGGTGTCATCAGTACGACGATTGAGAATGATGATACCGTCGAAAAACTCGAGAAGTTCAACAAACTGAAAAAACCGGAACGCGAAACGTTGCTCGAACAACTCGATCAAGAGATGCGTCAAGCGGCGAAAGACATGCAGTTTGAACGGGCAGCTGAATTGCGAGACCTTATCTTAGAATTGAAAGCAGGTGCCTAA
- the uvrA gene encoding excinuclease ABC subunit UvrA has translation MAEKKNKIIIKGARVNNLQNIDVEIPRDQLVVLTGLSGSGKSSLAFDTIYAEGQRRYVESLSAYARQFLGQMDKPDVDAIEGLSPAISIDQKTTSKNPRSTVGTVTEIYDYLRLLYARIGKPICPNHGIEISSQTISQMVDQVMELPERSRLQILAPIISGRKGAHVKVFEDLKKEGFVRVRVDGETIDLTDEIELEKNKKHSIEVVVDRVVVRPDAEARLADSLETALRLADGRVIVDTMDGNELLFSEHHACPICGFSIGELEPRMFSFNSPFGACTSCDGLGTKLEVDVDLVVPHPDKSLNEGAIIAWEPTSSQYYPQLLAAVCNHFNIDMDTPFEQLSEEHRDILLNGSTKEEIQFRYENDFGMVRNTSLFFEGVLNNLQRRFKETSSDYIREQMEGYMAKKACPTCKGHRLKRESLAVKVSGIHIGDVTKMSVKQAVVWFEELPSKLSEKDQTISRMIVREIHERSSFLENVGLDYLTISRAAGTLSGGEAQRIRLATQIGSRLTGVLYVLDEPSIGLHQRDNDRLINTLKTMRDLGNTLIVVEHDEDTMMAADYLIDIGPGAGDHGGFVTAAGRPEELMQDPNSLTGQYLSGKKFIPVPSERKQPDGRALRIHKASENNLKNVDVDIPLGLFVAVTGVSGSGKSTLINEILYKTIAHEMNRAKEKPGAHKGISGLDQIDKVIDIDQSPIGRTPRSNPATYTGVFDDIRDVFASTNEAKLRGYKKGRFSFNIKGGRCEACRGDGIIKIEMHFLPDVYVPCEICHGKRYNRETLEVKYKGKTIADVLEMTVEDALEFFDKIPKISRKLQTIADVGLTYMRLGQPATELSGGEAQRVKLASELHKRSTGKTIYILDEPTTGLHVHDIARLLKVLQRLVDNGDTVLVIEHNLDVIKTADYLIDLGPEGGDGGGKIVATGTPEEIAAVKESYTGHYLAPVLERDAARIES, from the coding sequence TTGGCAGAAAAAAAGAACAAAATCATCATCAAAGGCGCTCGCGTCAATAACTTACAGAACATCGATGTCGAAATTCCGCGCGATCAGCTCGTCGTCTTGACGGGCTTGTCGGGATCGGGGAAATCATCCCTCGCGTTTGATACGATTTATGCGGAAGGACAACGGCGGTATGTCGAAAGTCTGTCCGCTTATGCCCGTCAGTTTTTAGGTCAGATGGACAAACCGGATGTCGATGCGATTGAAGGACTCAGTCCGGCGATTTCAATCGACCAAAAGACGACAAGTAAAAACCCGAGGTCGACGGTCGGGACGGTCACGGAAATTTATGACTATCTGCGTCTGCTGTATGCACGGATTGGGAAACCGATCTGTCCTAATCACGGAATCGAAATCTCGAGCCAAACAATCAGTCAGATGGTCGACCAAGTGATGGAACTGCCGGAACGCAGCCGTCTGCAAATTCTCGCGCCGATTATTTCCGGACGCAAAGGAGCCCATGTCAAAGTCTTCGAAGACTTGAAAAAAGAAGGATTCGTCCGCGTCCGTGTTGATGGAGAAACGATCGATTTGACGGATGAAATCGAACTCGAGAAAAATAAAAAACACTCAATCGAAGTCGTCGTCGACCGGGTCGTCGTGCGTCCGGACGCTGAAGCCCGCCTCGCGGACTCACTCGAGACGGCCCTTCGTCTTGCTGACGGTCGCGTCATCGTCGATACGATGGATGGGAACGAACTGTTGTTCAGCGAACATCATGCCTGTCCGATTTGCGGCTTCTCAATCGGTGAACTCGAACCACGCATGTTCTCGTTCAACTCACCGTTTGGTGCCTGTACGTCGTGTGACGGTCTCGGAACGAAACTGGAAGTCGATGTCGATCTCGTCGTGCCGCATCCGGATAAATCGCTCAACGAAGGGGCGATTATCGCCTGGGAACCAACGAGTTCACAATACTATCCTCAGTTGCTGGCGGCTGTCTGCAACCACTTTAACATCGACATGGATACGCCTTTCGAACAGTTGTCGGAAGAACACCGCGATATCTTGTTGAACGGTAGCACGAAGGAAGAAATTCAGTTCCGTTATGAAAATGACTTCGGGATGGTCCGCAATACATCGTTATTCTTTGAAGGTGTCCTGAATAACCTGCAGCGCCGCTTCAAAGAGACATCATCGGACTACATCCGTGAACAGATGGAAGGGTACATGGCGAAAAAAGCGTGTCCGACGTGTAAAGGACACCGCTTGAAACGCGAATCATTGGCAGTCAAAGTGTCAGGAATCCACATCGGTGATGTGACGAAGATGTCCGTCAAACAAGCTGTCGTCTGGTTTGAAGAGTTACCAAGCAAACTGTCGGAGAAGGATCAGACAATTTCGCGGATGATCGTCCGCGAAATTCATGAACGGTCTTCATTCCTCGAAAACGTCGGTCTTGATTATCTGACAATCTCGCGTGCCGCCGGAACATTATCCGGCGGGGAAGCGCAACGGATTCGTCTGGCGACACAAATCGGTTCCCGGCTGACAGGAGTTCTCTACGTCTTGGATGAACCGTCAATCGGACTCCACCAACGCGATAACGACCGCTTGATCAATACGTTGAAGACGATGCGCGATCTCGGAAACACGCTGATTGTCGTCGAACACGATGAAGATACGATGATGGCTGCGGATTACCTGATCGATATCGGACCGGGAGCCGGCGATCACGGCGGATTCGTCACGGCAGCGGGACGTCCGGAAGAATTAATGCAGGATCCGAACTCGTTGACGGGACAATATCTATCCGGCAAGAAATTCATTCCGGTTCCGTCTGAACGGAAACAACCGGACGGTCGGGCCTTACGGATTCATAAAGCGTCGGAAAACAATTTGAAAAACGTCGATGTCGACATTCCGCTTGGTTTGTTTGTTGCCGTGACCGGTGTGTCGGGTTCCGGGAAATCGACGTTGATCAACGAGATTCTTTATAAAACGATTGCTCACGAGATGAACCGGGCGAAGGAAAAACCGGGCGCCCATAAAGGAATTTCCGGACTCGATCAAATCGATAAGGTCATCGATATCGACCAGTCACCGATCGGTCGGACACCGCGTTCGAACCCGGCGACGTATACCGGCGTCTTTGACGATATCCGCGACGTGTTCGCCTCGACGAACGAAGCGAAGCTCCGCGGCTACAAAAAAGGCCGTTTCAGTTTCAACATTAAAGGCGGACGCTGTGAAGCCTGCCGCGGCGATGGAATCATCAAAATCGAAATGCACTTCCTGCCGGATGTCTACGTTCCGTGTGAAATCTGTCACGGAAAACGGTACAACCGCGAAACACTGGAAGTGAAATATAAAGGCAAGACGATTGCTGATGTCCTGGAGATGACAGTCGAAGATGCCTTGGAATTCTTTGATAAGATTCCGAAAATCAGCCGGAAGCTGCAGACGATTGCCGACGTTGGTCTGACATACATGCGTCTCGGACAACCGGCAACGGAACTGTCCGGCGGAGAAGCGCAACGGGTCAAACTGGCATCTGAGCTGCATAAACGGTCGACCGGGAAAACGATTTACATCCTTGATGAACCGACGACAGGGCTCCACGTCCACGATATCGCCCGGTTGCTGAAAGTCTTGCAACGACTGGTCGACAACGGTGACACGGTGCTCGTCATCGAACACAATCTCGATGTCATCAAGACAGCCGATTATTTGATCGATCTTGGTCCGGAGGGCGGAGACGGTGGCGGGAAGATTGTCGCGACCGGGACACCGGAAGAAATCGCAGCTGTCAAGGAGTCGTACACAGGTCATTACCTGGCTCCTGTTCTCGAACGGGACGCGGCCCGGATTGAATCTTGA
- a CDS encoding DUF4097 family beta strand repeat-containing protein, translating into MKQDMRQLILEQVKEGKLTIDEALDKLERLEAIDQNPSQASEHKYVDEPEHYDRVDHYTVDSLTTKVMSAFDGLVNRIKESDLSLNQTSGPNVTYVKQFPFSGETIHLDLFNANAIVEPGDLEECELTVTGRPLRQVNEEQALEQLQAALQHSVSANTLSIRLKDKRVRATVHLKVPRRHYESFVLQTLNGEITLSSLDATSVQLMTANGRIQVRDLFSEEVKTSTANGSIEIEESEIKSLKAKTANGQVIATGVFERSELKTANGNVRCELKTVQDAKIQASSLAGSIALMLPHGAEVYGELETNFGGLNCNLDEMELIRDQKEVVNRKLHFLSGRGRTPKIEVAADTKTGTISVTHGVHLSPQAL; encoded by the coding sequence ATGAAGCAAGATATGCGCCAACTGATACTTGAACAAGTGAAAGAAGGAAAGCTGACGATTGACGAAGCGCTCGACAAATTAGAGCGCCTCGAGGCAATCGATCAGAACCCGTCGCAGGCAAGTGAGCATAAATACGTGGACGAACCGGAACATTACGACCGGGTCGATCATTATACGGTCGATTCTTTGACAACGAAGGTCATGTCAGCTTTTGACGGCCTCGTCAACCGGATTAAAGAGAGTGATTTATCACTCAATCAAACGTCCGGACCGAACGTCACGTACGTCAAACAATTCCCGTTCAGCGGTGAGACGATTCATTTGGATTTATTTAATGCCAATGCAATCGTCGAACCGGGTGATTTGGAAGAGTGTGAGTTGACCGTTACCGGTCGCCCGCTCCGTCAAGTTAACGAAGAACAGGCACTGGAGCAGCTGCAAGCAGCGCTTCAGCACTCTGTCTCTGCGAATACGTTATCGATTCGTTTAAAAGACAAACGGGTTCGAGCGACGGTTCACTTGAAGGTTCCGCGCCGTCACTATGAATCATTTGTGTTGCAGACGTTAAATGGTGAAATCACGTTATCTTCGCTCGATGCGACGTCGGTGCAACTGATGACGGCGAATGGACGGATTCAGGTTCGTGACCTGTTCAGTGAAGAAGTGAAGACATCAACAGCAAACGGTTCGATCGAAATCGAAGAATCGGAAATCAAGTCTCTAAAAGCGAAAACAGCCAATGGTCAAGTCATCGCGACAGGTGTGTTTGAGCGCTCTGAGCTGAAGACGGCGAACGGAAACGTCCGTTGTGAACTGAAGACGGTCCAGGATGCGAAGATCCAAGCATCGTCGCTTGCGGGAAGTATCGCCCTGATGTTGCCGCACGGTGCGGAAGTCTACGGTGAACTGGAAACGAACTTTGGCGGGTTGAACTGTAACCTCGATGAGATGGAATTGATCCGTGATCAAAAAGAAGTCGTCAACCGGAAACTCCACTTCCTGTCAGGTCGTGGACGGACACCGAAGATTGAAGTCGCTGCCGATACGAAGACAGGTACGATTTCCGTTACACACGGTGTTCACTTGAGTCCGCAAGCCTTATAA
- the hprK gene encoding HPr(Ser) kinase/phosphatase has translation MQPKVRTAEIVKQFNLKIVTGEEGLHRPILTADLCRPGLVLAGYYAYYPAERLQILGKTELTFFNNLTYEEQLERANVLCTDETPGILITRGFDVPEAIVKAADETNVPLLTTKGHTTSVESQITNFLEAELAPTTAMHGVLVDIYGVGVFIKGASGVGKSETALELVKRGHRLVADDSVEIRQTGDGILVGTAPKLIQHLLEIRGIGIIDVMTLFGAGAVRSHKKISLVCNLEIWDQAKVYDRVGLDQETLQIIDTEIPFLTIPVRPGRNLAVIIEVAAMNYRLKNMGINTAEEFAGRLAQAIEDGNGGL, from the coding sequence GTGCAACCAAAAGTGCGAACAGCTGAAATCGTAAAGCAATTCAATTTAAAAATTGTCACCGGGGAAGAAGGACTACATCGTCCGATTCTGACGGCTGATCTTTGTCGACCAGGTCTTGTCCTCGCCGGATATTACGCCTATTATCCAGCAGAACGTCTCCAGATTCTCGGGAAAACGGAATTGACGTTTTTCAACAACTTGACGTATGAAGAACAGCTGGAACGAGCAAATGTTCTCTGTACGGATGAAACACCGGGAATTTTGATTACACGTGGTTTTGATGTGCCGGAAGCCATCGTCAAAGCAGCGGACGAAACGAACGTCCCCCTTTTGACGACGAAGGGACATACGACATCGGTCGAATCGCAAATCACGAATTTCCTTGAGGCAGAACTGGCGCCAACGACAGCGATGCATGGCGTGCTCGTCGACATTTACGGTGTCGGTGTCTTCATCAAAGGCGCAAGCGGCGTCGGGAAATCCGAGACGGCACTGGAACTCGTCAAACGGGGACATCGTTTGGTCGCCGATGATTCGGTCGAGATTCGCCAAACCGGGGACGGGATCCTTGTCGGGACAGCTCCGAAATTGATTCAGCATCTGCTTGAAATTCGCGGAATCGGCATCATCGATGTCATGACGTTATTCGGTGCCGGTGCCGTTCGTTCGCATAAGAAAATCAGCCTCGTCTGTAATTTGGAAATTTGGGATCAGGCGAAAGTCTACGATCGGGTAGGACTGGACCAGGAAACATTGCAAATCATCGATACGGAAATCCCGTTCTTGACGATTCCGGTTCGTCCAGGGCGAAACTTAGCCGTCATCATTGAGGTGGCTGCGATGAACTATCGTCTGAAAAACATGGGTATCAATACAGCAGAAGAGTTTGCCGGGCGTCTCGCGCAAGCGATTGAAGACGGGAACGGTGGTCTGTGA
- the lgt gene encoding prolipoprotein diacylglyceryl transferase codes for MGTLASVQPTFDRVAIELGPIPIYWYGIVIALGAVVGLMIAIFESKRIGFNEEYAVDVVIWSIPISIICARIYYVAFEWDYYGQNLDQIINIRQGGIAIHGAIIGAILTVLIYTRKKNISFWQIADILAPSLLFGQAVGRWGNFFNQEAHGGETTWTFLQDTLHLPDWIVNQMYIDGAYYIPTFLYESIWNIIGVILLIVWRMKFNPRRGYVFLGYLIWYSIGRFYIEGLRTDSLMMGGGLRTAQIVSICLIIFGVIMLFVRKNAVRYLDGTKREAK; via the coding sequence ATGGGAACATTAGCGAGTGTCCAACCAACGTTTGATCGGGTAGCCATCGAACTGGGCCCGATTCCGATTTATTGGTACGGGATCGTCATCGCGCTTGGCGCTGTCGTCGGTCTGATGATTGCGATCTTTGAATCAAAACGGATCGGTTTTAACGAAGAATATGCCGTCGATGTCGTTATCTGGTCGATTCCGATCAGCATCATCTGTGCCCGGATTTATTATGTCGCGTTTGAGTGGGATTATTATGGCCAGAATCTTGATCAAATCATTAACATCCGCCAGGGCGGGATTGCGATTCATGGTGCCATCATCGGTGCGATTTTGACAGTTTTGATTTATACGCGGAAGAAAAACATCTCGTTTTGGCAAATTGCCGACATTCTGGCACCGTCGCTCTTATTCGGACAAGCTGTCGGACGCTGGGGGAACTTCTTTAACCAAGAAGCTCACGGCGGAGAGACGACGTGGACCTTCCTGCAGGATACATTGCACTTACCGGACTGGATCGTCAATCAGATGTATATCGACGGTGCCTATTACATTCCAACGTTCTTATATGAAAGTATTTGGAACATCATCGGTGTCATCTTATTGATCGTCTGGCGGATGAAGTTCAACCCGCGCCGCGGTTACGTGTTCCTCGGTTACCTGATCTGGTATTCGATTGGCCGTTTTTACATCGAAGGTTTACGGACGGACAGTTTGATGATGGGAGGCGGACTCCGGACCGCGCAAATCGTCTCGATCTGTCTGATTATCTTCGGAGTCATCATGCTATTCGTGCGGAAAAATGCCGTTCGTTATTTGGACGGAACAAAACGGGAGGCGAAATGA
- the ppaX gene encoding pyrophosphatase PpaX, whose translation MIQTILFDLDGTLIDTNPLILKSFAHTLDYYYPDRTFTEAELLPFIGPTLEKSFSEMNADQWKEMVAFYRSYNIAMHDALVLEYPGVLDGLRQLKEQGYKLAVVTSKSRRVALKGIELFGLTPLFDAIIAADDVTEEKPAVEPFEKAMALLGSTREETIMVGDNDTDIHGGKNAGLKTVAVGWAIKGRPYLEALQPDLIIDSMEQLSDWIEAENAKAD comes from the coding sequence ATGATTCAAACGATTTTATTTGATCTCGACGGGACGTTGATTGATACGAACCCCCTCATCCTAAAAAGTTTTGCCCATACGCTCGATTATTACTATCCGGACCGGACGTTTACGGAAGCGGAACTGCTTCCGTTCATCGGACCGACGCTTGAAAAGTCGTTTTCGGAAATGAATGCGGACCAGTGGAAAGAAATGGTCGCGTTTTACCGGAGTTACAACATCGCGATGCATGACGCGCTTGTCCTCGAATATCCGGGAGTACTCGACGGATTACGACAATTGAAGGAACAAGGCTATAAATTAGCGGTCGTCACGTCGAAGAGTCGCCGGGTCGCGCTAAAAGGAATCGAACTGTTTGGATTGACACCTCTGTTTGATGCCATCATCGCAGCAGATGATGTGACGGAAGAGAAGCCGGCTGTCGAACCGTTTGAAAAGGCGATGGCGTTACTCGGTTCGACACGGGAAGAAACGATCATGGTTGGTGACAACGATACGGACATCCACGGCGGGAAAAATGCCGGTCTGAAAACCGTTGCCGTCGGCTGGGCGATTAAAGGACGTCCGTATCTCGAAGCGTTGCAGCCGGATTTAATCATTGATTCGATGGAACAGTTGAGTGACTGGATCGAGGCCGAAAATGCCAAGGCGGACTGA
- a CDS encoding acyltransferase, whose amino-acid sequence MPRRTDRYHVGATNPLWHMYRTVSFFKVMWCFTIITIGRFSPSLRFKNSLYRTCLGMKIGDRTALALMVMPDTMFPERITIGSNTIIGFNTTILCHEYLTTEYRIGNVTIGNDVLIGANVTILPGVTIGDGAMVGAGSVVHRDILPGERVSSQPLRRHEM is encoded by the coding sequence ATGCCAAGGCGGACTGACCGGTATCACGTCGGGGCAACGAACCCGCTCTGGCATATGTACCGGACGGTGTCGTTCTTCAAGGTGATGTGGTGTTTTACGATCATCACGATCGGCAGGTTTTCCCCGTCGCTTCGCTTCAAGAACAGCCTCTACCGGACGTGTCTCGGGATGAAGATTGGAGACCGGACGGCGCTTGCTTTGATGGTCATGCCGGATACGATGTTCCCGGAACGGATTACGATCGGCTCCAACACCATCATCGGATTCAATACGACGATTCTCTGTCACGAATATTTGACGACCGAATACCGGATCGGCAACGTGACGATCGGGAATGATGTGTTGATTGGCGCGAACGTGACGATTCTGCCCGGTGTGACAATCGGAGACGGTGCGATGGTTGGAGCAGGTTCCGTCGTCCACCGGGATATTCTGCCCGGTGAACGGGTGTCGAGTCAACCGCTGCGCCGGCACGAAATGTGA
- the kapB gene encoding sporulation phosphorelay system protein KapB has translation MNQIRFTYKTGKYFGRLFAERPQGLVVEVLAVEKHPIQGDLHNPNQIDVPLFHVRTALHPHEKVTVAPGVVYAYEGEIPSYAESLRQAFDKEVERLNGQNPQTDAFVQKCLENYKELESIYAKRWG, from the coding sequence ATGAATCAAATCCGCTTTACGTATAAGACAGGAAAGTATTTCGGAAGATTATTTGCTGAACGTCCGCAAGGATTGGTCGTTGAGGTATTGGCCGTCGAGAAACATCCGATTCAAGGTGATCTGCACAATCCGAATCAGATCGACGTGCCACTCTTCCATGTCCGTACCGCCTTACACCCGCACGAAAAAGTGACGGTTGCCCCCGGTGTCGTCTATGCCTATGAAGGCGAGATTCCGAGCTATGCCGAAAGCTTACGCCAAGCGTTCGACAAGGAAGTGGAACGCTTGAATGGACAAAACCCACAAACGGATGCTTTCGTACAAAAATGCTTGGAGAATTACAAGGAACTGGAATCGATTTATGCGAAACGTTGGGGATAA
- a CDS encoding tetratricopeptide repeat protein, translating into MMELTEYKADPFAITTRQAELFYFRGRKAHREGRLEEAVYHLDEATTLQPSDIRYLLRYARVLFETGEINHANDVLKQVRTLDQSNTESLFYLANNYAHVSLYEEAKNYALEYLSSAPNGKHAEASAALVELIDLEQEMEDDDEDELIRLHAQAQRQIDKGMLFAAQETLESLIAQYPTFWPAYNNLAIVEFYLGENDRAFASLEQVLDGNPGNLHALCNTLVLLHEMGQDEEAHRLSNKLEHVRSVNLETRYKVASTLAIIGRHDLAYEELKLLERRGYRGDPLFGHWLSISAFKTGHVEEAAAFLQSEEAQGMREEREAYDIRHNLQFRSALIQALKTEDDVSRIFTALLLGKLNDEEAKLALSMMPEVTDHPDVLLLTEQIIHEMNGEHEVVDARIQRALMTIRLAERYVSDEERMSLEGDFYERFARLVLSGETFESVEQSAAALIYLFHDVRDGMLIEDCAALVHVSFDDVAATIRAYQRLLNPARAKC; encoded by the coding sequence ATGATGGAATTAACTGAATACAAAGCAGACCCCTTTGCGATTACAACGCGCCAAGCGGAGCTTTTTTATTTCCGCGGACGGAAGGCGCACCGGGAAGGGCGACTGGAAGAGGCGGTCTATCATCTCGATGAAGCAACGACACTTCAGCCGAGTGACATCCGTTACCTTTTACGTTACGCCCGTGTTTTATTCGAGACAGGCGAAATCAATCATGCCAATGATGTCTTGAAACAAGTGCGGACGCTCGACCAGTCAAATACCGAATCATTATTTTATTTAGCGAATAACTACGCGCATGTCTCCTTATATGAAGAGGCTAAAAATTACGCGCTTGAATATTTATCCAGTGCACCAAACGGGAAACACGCAGAGGCATCGGCCGCACTCGTGGAATTAATCGATCTCGAACAAGAGATGGAAGATGACGATGAGGATGAATTGATTCGTTTACATGCTCAGGCACAACGTCAAATCGACAAAGGGATGCTCTTTGCGGCGCAGGAGACACTCGAGTCATTAATCGCCCAGTATCCGACATTCTGGCCGGCCTATAACAATCTCGCCATCGTCGAGTTTTATCTCGGTGAAAACGATCGTGCTTTTGCTTCACTCGAACAAGTCCTTGATGGAAATCCGGGAAACTTGCATGCCCTCTGTAACACGCTTGTGTTGTTGCATGAGATGGGACAGGATGAAGAAGCGCATCGTTTGTCGAACAAACTCGAACACGTCCGCTCTGTCAATCTTGAGACACGCTATAAGGTCGCGTCAACGCTTGCGATCATCGGCCGTCATGATTTGGCATACGAAGAACTGAAGTTACTCGAACGTCGTGGCTACCGGGGAGACCCGTTGTTTGGACACTGGTTGTCGATCTCAGCTTTCAAGACGGGACATGTCGAAGAAGCCGCTGCGTTCCTTCAATCAGAAGAAGCGCAAGGCATGCGGGAAGAACGGGAAGCTTACGACATCCGTCATAACCTCCAGTTCCGCTCAGCCTTGATCCAAGCCTTGAAGACAGAAGATGATGTCTCACGGATTTTTACGGCCTTGTTACTCGGCAAGCTGAACGATGAGGAAGCGAAGCTCGCATTATCGATGATGCCGGAAGTGACGGATCATCCAGACGTTTTATTACTGACTGAACAAATCATTCATGAGATGAACGGGGAGCACGAAGTTGTCGATGCTCGGATTCAACGTGCCTTGATGACGATTCGTCTTGCGGAACGATATGTGTCGGATGAGGAACGGATGAGCCTCGAAGGTGATTTTTACGAACGATTTGCCCGACTCGTTCTGAGTGGTGAGACGTTTGAATCGGTCGAACAGTCGGCTGCGGCCTTGATTTATCTGTTTCATGATGTCCGCGACGGTATGTTGATTGAAGACTGCGCGGCACTCGTTCACGTTTCATTCGATGATGTGGCAGCGACGATCCGTGCCTATCAACGACTTTTGAACCCGGCCCGTGCAAAGTGTTAG